In Methylocystis echinoides, one genomic interval encodes:
- a CDS encoding class I SAM-dependent methyltransferase, which produces MGELEKAKAKAAAAYNAAADYFDHPVSSFWHRFGRRTVERLGLRAGETVLDVCCGSGGSALPAAEAVGSQGKVVAVDLAERLVKLGETKARARGLRNIEFKTGDMLALGYPDASFDAIVCVFGIFFVPDMVAAAKELWRMLRPGGRLAVTTWGPDLFEPANSAFWEAIGAERPDLMKGFNPWERISTPTGLRKMLGEAGIENAEIVAQARNHPLNSPEDWWLIAMGSGYRGAIAQIDAETLARVRDRNLALLGQCDAITTNIVYSVAVK; this is translated from the coding sequence ATGGGTGAACTGGAAAAGGCGAAGGCCAAGGCCGCCGCCGCTTACAACGCGGCGGCGGATTATTTCGACCATCCCGTCAGCTCCTTCTGGCACCGCTTCGGACGGCGGACCGTCGAGCGCCTCGGCCTGCGTGCGGGTGAGACGGTTCTCGATGTTTGCTGCGGAAGTGGCGGATCGGCCTTGCCTGCCGCCGAAGCCGTCGGATCGCAGGGGAAGGTTGTCGCCGTGGATTTGGCCGAACGCCTCGTTAAGCTGGGCGAAACGAAAGCGCGCGCCAGGGGCCTCCGCAATATCGAGTTCAAGACAGGGGACATGCTGGCGCTCGGCTATCCCGACGCCAGCTTCGACGCCATCGTGTGCGTCTTCGGGATTTTCTTCGTCCCGGACATGGTGGCGGCTGCCAAGGAACTCTGGCGCATGCTGCGCCCCGGCGGGCGGCTGGCCGTCACGACATGGGGACCGGACCTCTTCGAGCCCGCTAATAGCGCCTTTTGGGAAGCTATTGGCGCCGAGCGCCCCGACCTCATGAAGGGCTTCAACCCATGGGAGCGGATTTCGACGCCTACGGGGCTACGAAAGATGCTCGGCGAGGCAGGTATCGAAAACGCAGAGATTGTCGCTCAAGCGAGAAACCACCCGCTCAATTCACCCGAGGATTGGTGGTTGATCGCCATGGGCAGCGGCTATCGCGGCGCCATTGCCCAGATCGATGCCGAAACACTCGCAAGGGTCCGCGACAGGAATCTCGCCCTTCTAGGGCAATGCGACGCGATTACGACGAACATCGTATACAGCGTAGCTGTGAAATAG
- the arsA gene encoding arsenical pump-driving ATPase produces MRFLESAPRFLFFTGKGGVGKTSIACATAIELAEAGRRVLLVSTDPASNVGQVFGVSIGNKITPISDVPRLFALEIDPEMAAQAYRDRIVGPVRGKLPDPVVKGIEEQLSGACTTEIAAFDEFTALLTDTEITSAYDHIVFDTAPTGHTIRLLQLPVAWSGFLEAGKGDPSCLGPLAGLGKQRAQYNAAVQALADGQRTRLVLVARAQNLALREAARTHGELAAIGLSQQFLIVNGLLPKDEAALDPLAKAIYGREQAALAAMPDELRALPRDDVPLKPFNLVGLNALRQLLVEATPQPEATGEPVALHASSLSDLVDDIAAEGHGLVMLMGKGGVGKTTLAAAVAVQLARRGLPVHLTTSDPAAHLTETLHGSMAHLTVSRIDPHAETERYRQEVLRTKGAKLDAQGRALLEEDLRSPCTEEIAVFQAFSRIIREAGEKFVVMDTAPTGHTLLLLDATGAYHREVARMLDAKGAHYTTPMMQLQDPKRTKVLLVTLAETTPVLEAANLQADLRRAGIEPWAWVINNSVAAARPRARLLRKRAQNELAEVEKVATVHARRYAAVPLLEEEPVGVERLLKLAAAVREPA; encoded by the coding sequence GGAATAAGATCACCCCGATTAGCGACGTTCCACGGCTGTTTGCCCTCGAAATCGATCCGGAAATGGCGGCGCAAGCCTATCGCGACCGCATTGTTGGCCCGGTGCGCGGCAAGCTGCCGGACCCCGTGGTGAAGGGCATCGAGGAGCAACTGTCGGGAGCCTGCACGACGGAAATCGCGGCCTTCGACGAATTCACCGCGCTGCTGACTGATACGGAAATCACTTCGGCTTACGACCATATTGTTTTCGACACCGCGCCCACTGGTCACACCATCCGCCTGCTGCAACTGCCCGTCGCTTGGTCTGGCTTCCTTGAGGCCGGGAAAGGCGATCCCTCATGCCTGGGGCCGCTCGCGGGCCTTGGGAAGCAGCGCGCGCAATATAACGCCGCAGTGCAGGCGCTCGCGGATGGACAGCGCACCCGGCTCGTCCTTGTTGCCCGCGCCCAGAATTTGGCCCTACGTGAAGCGGCGCGCACCCATGGCGAGCTCGCGGCAATCGGCCTCTCCCAGCAATTCCTCATCGTCAACGGGCTGTTGCCCAAGGACGAAGCGGCGCTCGACCCTCTCGCCAAGGCAATTTACGGACGCGAGCAAGCGGCCTTGGCCGCGATGCCGGACGAACTGCGCGCTTTGCCCCGCGATGATGTGCCTTTAAAGCCGTTCAACCTCGTCGGGCTCAATGCGCTGCGTCAGCTGCTCGTTGAAGCCACCCCTCAACCGGAAGCGACGGGGGAGCCGGTCGCGCTGCACGCGTCAAGCCTCTCCGATCTCGTGGATGACATCGCCGCCGAAGGCCATGGACTCGTCATGCTGATGGGCAAGGGCGGTGTCGGCAAGACGACCCTGGCGGCGGCAGTCGCCGTCCAGCTGGCGCGGCGCGGGCTGCCAGTTCACCTCACCACCTCCGACCCTGCCGCGCATCTCACTGAGACGCTGCATGGCTCCATGGCGCATCTGACGGTCAGCCGTATCGATCCGCACGCCGAGACCGAACGCTACCGGCAGGAAGTGCTGCGAACGAAAGGCGCGAAGCTCGATGCCCAAGGGCGCGCTTTGCTCGAAGAGGATTTGCGTTCGCCATGCACCGAGGAAATCGCCGTCTTTCAGGCCTTCTCACGCATCATCCGCGAGGCGGGCGAAAAATTCGTGGTCATGGACACCGCGCCAACCGGCCACACCCTGCTGCTTCTGGACGCGACAGGCGCCTACCACCGCGAGGTCGCGCGCATGCTCGATGCCAAAGGCGCGCATTACACGACCCCGATGATGCAGCTTCAGGATCCGAAGCGCACCAAGGTCCTTCTCGTTACCTTGGCCGAAACCACACCCGTCCTCGAAGCCGCCAACCTGCAAGCCGATCTGCGGCGCGCCGGGATCGAGCCATGGGCATGGGTCATCAATAACAGCGTCGCGGCAGCGCGTCCGCGCGCGCGCCTCTTACGCAAGCGCGCGCAAAACGAGCTGGCTGAAGTGGAGAAGGTGGCGACGGTCCATGCCCGCCGCTACGCCGCCGTGCCGCTTCTTGAGGAAGAGCCCGTCGGCGTGGAACGCCTTCTGAAACTGGCCGCAGCTGTCAGGGAACCGGCCTAA